Genomic window (Oxyura jamaicensis isolate SHBP4307 breed ruddy duck unplaced genomic scaffold, BPBGC_Ojam_1.0 oxyUn_random_OJ70712, whole genome shotgun sequence):
GCCAGGCACAGAAAATGGTTCCCATGCTGTTATCCTAAGGTCCTTCACATACCCATGAGCAAAGCTCCATTCCCCATGGTGAGCCTATCCTTGAGAACCTCCGTGGATTTTGCTGGGGCTGTGCATGGGGTGGGAAGGTGAATGGGATGGGAATTTCAATGGGATGAGAAGATCAATGGCATGAGTAGGTGCGTGGGGTGGGAAGGTGAATGTGATGGTAAGGTCAATGCGATGGGAAAGTCAATTGGATGGGAAGGTCAGTGGGATGGGAAGGTCAATGGAGGCAGAAGGTCAATGGGAAGGAAAGGTCAATGGAATGTGAAGGTCAATGGAATGTGGAGACCCTTGACTTTCTGTGGGCCAACTCCCATCTTGTCCCTGTTCTCCACCAGCAGGTGCTGGTGGCCACAAAGAGAAACCCCAACCAGTTGACTCCCAGCAGGCAGAAGCAAATGACCCCAGCGTGAGGATGGAGGAAGGGGCTGCGTGCCAGGATCCCGAGCAGGATGAGGCCCTAAAAGCGCAGGCAGAAGTGGAGCCATGCCCTGGgcaagggcaggaggagctggatgTTCCTGAAGGCACTCTGGAGAATCCCAAGGAGTCGGGTGTCCATCCAAGTGTCTGTGTTGAAGGGCAGACATACGAGTATGCCAACTGCAGGAAAACCTTTGACTGTAGCAGCAGCCTGAGCCAACACCAGCAGCTGCATGTGGTGGAGCAGCCCCACAGGTGTCCCAAGTGTGGGAATAGCTTCGGTGACAGCTCTGACCTTGCTTCCCACCAGCTGGAGAAGTGCTGCAAGTGTCCCGACAGTGGGATAAAACTCGGTGACAGCACCAAGCTCCGAAAGCAGAGCTCGGTGCACAAACCCGAGAAATTCTATCTCTGCTCTGACTGTGGGAAGTGCTTCAGTCGCCGCTCCAACCTCAACCAGCACAAGAAGCTCCACACTGGGGAGAGACCCCACAAATGCCCCGAGTGTGGGCTGAGCTTCACCAACACTTCACACCTGATTGTTCACTACCGGATCCACACTGGGGAGAGACCTTACAGGTGCCACGAGTGCGGGAAGGGCTTCACCATGAGCACCAAATGCCTGAAGCATGAGAGGACCCACATGGGAGAAACTCCCTACAGGTGCTCCAAGTGTGGGAATTGCTACAGGACCAAGATCTCCCTAATGTCCCACATGAGGATGCACATGCATTAGGATGCAAGAGGAGCAGACTGTGCCCTGCAAGGAGAATTTGCTATAAGGACAAGCTTCGGGTGATGCTCCAGCACCATTTGGGACAGGGTTCTTCTTTCCCAAGCCTCTCAGAAGCAGAGAAACGGGGCCGAAGGCAAAGCACAGGGAGTCCCCCTTGGAAAGTATCCTCCCTGCTGCGTCTCCTCTTGTTTGCAGCAGGTCTGTGCGGCTCCTGAAGCctttgcagggctgggagaCCTGCAGGGAGATCAGCACGCTGGAAATCTTTATCAAAGCTGTCCTCCTGGCAACAGTGATGCTGTTCCCCAGGGATGCTGGAAGTCATGCCGGTCCTCCCACATGAGACAGAGGAGGCAGGGACGCCTGGTGAGACATCTGCAGCAGAAGGATCACATTCATTGTCTGATCAAGCTGACCTCATTGGGCTTTTctgggccaaaaaaaaaaaaaaaaaaaaaaaaaaagattgcaagTCCttctacccccccccccattttcaGGCTGGGCTTAATGCTCACAAGCAGCGCTCAAGCATTCAGTGATGGAGGAATTGTTGAAATCTCAGGCAGTGGGGGGGGATTTTCTTGCTCCATGGAGGGAGGGGGATGCCATTTTTTTACCCTCTTTGTACCAAGCAAAGGGTCGAATGTTCTTCTTTTCACTATCATTGTTTTAcgtttagattttatttttttttcacttaataaAATCCTGATGATTTTCCTTGTGAAGTGTGGGCAGCACAGGCTCAGCATGGGGATGGAGCCGGACTGCTCTGACCCATTTCTGGGGGTGCAGAGGGGAGGAGATGCAACCTCTGGGGTTGGGGAATTGCTGGGGAAGCAGGCCAGGGCTTGGGGTGGGCAACTTCATGCAAACCCACACTGATTTCTTCCCTGTTCATGGCAGGTTCACCCAACTTTGTTCCATCGCACAAGTTTGAACACCACATCCTTACACCACTCTGTCCTAGGTTCCTGCCCCTCTGTGGCAAGGACCCAGTGCTCCCACTGTACGTTGAATATTCATGGTGATTTATTTCAAGCTGGGTTTAGTCAGAGCCAGGCAAAGTGGGTGGAAAAGCCCTTATTTTTGGTCTATGCATATAAAACCCCCTCTCTGATTGGTATCTTTAGGACAAAGCCTGAGCAGAAATTCTGATTTCCCCTAAAAGAGTTTGCTGTGTGTGCACCTCATGATTTTCCACCTCCTTTTCTTAAGGACTTACTCATCAAAAGTCAGTTTGCTGACTGCTAGGCTGTTGAGGAGCAACTGAAactcatctttaaaaagaataaaattgttttttagtCCTGTTAAATCTCCACTTGGGCTTttatctattattattattattattatttatttttgtgacagAGCATCTCTAGGGTTACATGTGGGTGTTTGTGCTTAGCAAGTGATTCCCAGATACCACCACCAGCCTTGGCTTTGCTCAAAGCAAGTGAAAGCTATTGAGCaattgagaaaaaaagcagtatttcaacCATTTGCTAAACCATCTGCCATCGCTGAAGGAGAGTCAGGAGACGTGCTGTCGCCCACCGCCGAGTTGttggcagcacagagcagctccatGGGGAGCAATCTGATGGGGGAATACATGGGGGTGAGATGAAGGGTGAGCTGAGCACCCTTGGCTATGCACACTCGCACCTTCTCACCTTGATTTCTTTTGGGATAAATCTGGATGGATAGGTGTTTTCGGGCTGCTGGATATTCAGCTGATGGGGGACAACATGGAGCTGAGCTCAGCACAGCTGACAGATGTGTGGGAGAgttttggggtattttttgttgttgttgttttggctCAGATGGAGCCATGCTTTGTGAATCGCACTTGCTTGGTTTGAGGCCAAGTCTTCTGCTGTGAGGTCTCGATGCAAGATGCATCAGGGAAAAAGCAAGGATTGATGAAGCAGGGCTGGATTTGCTAAAATCTGGTGCCTGGGCAGTGTGCTGCATCAGGATGCTGTCACGGGTGGTGCAAAAAGCAcggaaaacagcaaaagtatGTAGCTACCATCTCTGTGGGTGCAGAAATGCACCTAGGTCACAACCCCATTAATTTCCTCTGTTAGCCCTCACATCCTCATGGCAGACAAACAGCTGCTCCAAGCAATTTCCCATGGCTGATTAAAAGGTTTTAATAATAGCATGGAGGCACTGGGGTCATTCCTAACATGCACACCAGCACTGAAGCCGTTCCTGCATTTGGAAGCCTTGGGATTCATCCCCTCTGAAGATTTCCCAGTGTACAGCAGGATCTGGCTTTCCTCTGAAGCTTTTCCcatcagaaaaagcttttccacttttattattattattattttatttatttattttttcactagaACATCACCACGAGAGCTTTGGGTGATGCTTTTCCTTTGGGTTGGA
Coding sequences:
- the LOC118159501 gene encoding zinc finger protein 660-like isoform X2, with amino-acid sequence MGRTSKKEKGKVRHTVHVQVGEDIVVIEDDEEDEEDELGHGEGSESWEGHKARQGLQEGEQGSTKGGERKLRVKAKRRKGAYKCNECGTTFNWRHNLVRHQRLHMGERPYKCSECGKGFNDSSPLLIHEMLHRGEKPYKCLSCGKKFIQSSHLIAHQSVHTEEKPYVCPDCGKRFARHQYLIMHRRVHTGERPYECQDCGKSFRKSSDLVRHKTVHTGEKPYKCPVCGKAFTQNFRCNAHKKVHLVQKVDQQDSLSQDTQQSSSETTISPAGAGGHKEKPQPVDSQQAEANDPSVRMEEGAACQDPEQDEALKAQAEVEPCPGQGQEELDVPEGTLENPKESGVHPSVCVEGQTYEYANCRKTFDCSSSLSQHQQLHVVEQPHRCPKCGNSFGDSSDLASHQLEKCCKCPDSGIKLGDSTKLRKQSSVHKPEKFYLCSDCGKCFSRRSNLNQHKKLHTGERPHKCPECGLSFTNTSHLIVHYRIHTGERPYRCHECGKGFTMSTKCLKHERTHMGETPYRCSKCGNCYRTKISLMSHMRMHMH
- the LOC118159501 gene encoding zinc finger protein 660-like isoform X1, which codes for MGRTSKKEKGKVRHTVHVQVGEDIVVIEDDEEDEEDELGHGEGSESWEGHKARQGLQEGEQGSTKGGERKLRVKAKRRKGAYKCNECGTTFNWRHNLVRHQRLHMGERPYKCSECGKGFNDSSPLLIHEMLHRGEKPYKCLSCGKKFIQSSHLIAHQSVHTEEKPYVCPDCGKRFARHQYLIMHRRVHTGERPYECQDCGKSFRKSSDLVRHKTVHTGEKPYKCPVCGKAFTQNFRCNAHKKVHLVQKVDQQDSLSQDTQQSSSETTISPAGAGGHKEKPQPVDSQQAEANDPSVRMEEGAACQDPEQDEALKAQAEVEPCPGQGQEELDVPEGTLENPKESGVHPSVCVEGQTYEYANCRKTFDCSSSLSQHQQLHVVEQPHRCPKCGNSFGDSSDLASHQLEKCCKCPDSGIKLGDSTKLRKQSSVHKPEKFYLCSDCGKCFSRRSNLNQHKKLHTGERPHKCPECGLSFTNTSHLIVHYRIHTGERPYRCHECGKGFTMSTKCLKHERTHMGETPYRCSKCGNCYRTKISLMSHMRMHMH
- the LOC118159501 gene encoding zinc finger protein 660-like isoform X3; amino-acid sequence: MGRTSKKEKGKVRHTVHVQVGEDIVVIEDDEEDEEDELGHGEGSESWEGHKARQGLQEGEQGSTKGGERKLRVKAKRRKGAYKCNECGTTFNWRHNLVRHQRLHMGERPYKCSECGKGFNDSSPLLIHEMLHRGEKPYKCLSCGKKFIQSSHLIAHQSVHTEEKPYVCPDCGKRFARHQYLIMHRRVHTGERPYECQDCGKSFRKSSDLVRHKTVHTGEKPYKCPVCGKAFTQNFRCNAHKKVHLVQKVDQQDSLSQDTQQSSSETTISPGAGGHKEKPQPVDSQQAEANDPSVRMEEGAACQDPEQDEALKAQAEVEPCPGQGQEELDVPEGTLENPKESGVHPSVCVEGQTYEYANCRKTFDCSSSLSQHQQLHVVEQPHRCPKCGNSFGDSSDLASHQLEKCCKCPDSGIKLGDSTKLRKQSSVHKPEKFYLCSDCGKCFSRRSNLNQHKKLHTGERPHKCPECGLSFTNTSHLIVHYRIHTGERPYRCHECGKGFTMSTKCLKHERTHMGETPYRCSKCGNCYRTKISLMSHMRMHMH